A stretch of the Kazachstania africana CBS 2517 chromosome 12, complete genome genome encodes the following:
- the KAFR0L01180 gene encoding HIT family protein (similar to Saccharomyces cerevisiae HNT1 (YDL125C); ancestral locus Anc_7.287): MSPNTEIKHYNSDCLFCKIISGEIPSYRLIETQYSFSFLDTQPTSHGHILIVPKYHSPRLHNVPDQYLTDLLPVAKRFAKALKLDEKDTGYNILQNNTQIASQSVDHVHVHFIPKHDVKTGLIITWPSKDAERNDLMELRDQIMHNLQSP, translated from the coding sequence ATGTCCCCAAACACTGAAATTAAACATTATAACTCTGACTGTCTGTTTTGTAAAATTATCAGTGGTGAAATCCCATCGTACAGACTAATCGAAACacaatattctttttcattcCTAGATACGCAACCCACCAGTCATGGTCACATTTTAATAGTGCCCAAATATCACTCTCCAAGATTACATAATGTACCAGATCAATATCTGACAGATTTGCTTCCTGTCGCCAAGAGATTTGCTAAAGCTCTCAAATTGGACGAAAAAGATACAGGTTACAACATCCTTCAAAACAACACACAGATTGCATCACAATCTGTAGACCACGTCCACGTGCACTTCATTCCAAAGCATGATGTCAAGACAGGTCTCATCATCACTTGGCCCTCTAAGGATGCTGAGCGCAACGACTTGATGGAGTTAAGGGACCAAATCATGCATAACTTGCAGAGTCCATAG